A portion of the Gigantopelta aegis isolate Gae_Host chromosome 10, Gae_host_genome, whole genome shotgun sequence genome contains these proteins:
- the LOC121383093 gene encoding mitotic checkpoint protein BUB3-like isoform X1 gives MDIHINRDEELNMSSSLSETPNELKLKNQPDDGITACKFGPNSSQFLLVSSWDETVRLYDIIADNMRIKYSHGSPVLDCCFYDPVHSFTGGLDKTLKMYDFNATAETVVGKHEAPIRCVEYCSDENVIVTGSWDSTVKLWDPRAPCCSGSFAQPDKVYTLAVCGDRLVVGTAGRRVLVWDLRNMGYVQQKRESSLKYQTRCIRTFPNKQGYVLSSIEGRVAVEYLDPSPEVQKKKYAFKCHRIKENGQELIYPVNAIAFHSKYNTFATGGSDGYVNIWDGFNKKRLCQFHRYPTSISSLAFSHDGMVLAIASSYMYENGEDDDVHENLVFIRNVSDQETKPKS, from the exons ACGAAGAGCTGAACATGTCTTCTTCGCTGAGTGAGACCCCGAATGAGCTGAAGCTGAAGAACCAGCCCGATGACGGAATCACGGCCTGCAAGTTTGGTCCCAACTCGAGTCAGTTCCTCCTCGTGTCGTCCTGGGACGAGACCGTGCGACTGTACGACATCATTGCTGATAACATGCGCATCAAGTACAGCCATGGGTCGCCTGTCTTAGACTGTTGTTTCTAT GATCCTGTCCACTCGTTCACCGGTGGCCTTGACAAAACCCTGAAGATGTATGACTTCAATGCAACGGCAG AGACTGTTGTTGGAAAGCACGAGGCCCCGATCCGATGTGTGGAGTACTGCTCTGACGAGAATGTCATTGTCACCGGAAGCTGGGATTCTACTGTCAAGCTGTGGGACCCGCGGGCTCCATGCTGTTCTGGGTCATTCGCTCAGCCAGACAAG GTTTACACACTAGCTGTGTGCGGTGATAGACTGGTGGTGGGCACGGCGGGCCGGCGCGTCCTCGTGTGGGATCTCAGGAACATGGGTTACGTTCAACAGAAGCGAGAATCGAGCCTCAAATATCAGACTCGGTGCATTCGCACTTTTCCCAACAAGCAGGGCTATGTATTAAGCTCCATAGAAG GCAGAGTTGCTGTGGAATACCTGGACCCAAGCCCCGAGGTGCAGAAGAAGAAGTATGCATTCAAGTGTCACCGAATAAAAGAGAACGGCCAGGAGCTGATATATCCTGTGAATGCCATCGCGTTTCACTCAAAGTACAACACATTCGCCACGGGAGGTTCAGACGGCTATGTCAATATCTGGGACGGCTTCAACAAGAAGAGGCTTTGTCAGTTCCACAG GTATCCGACAAGCATTTCCTCATTAGCGTTCAGCCACGACGGGATGGTGTTAGCCATTGCTTCTTCCTACATGTATGAAAACGGCGAGGATGATGATGTCCACGAGAACTTGGTGTTCATCCGCAACGTCAGTGACCAGGAAACGAAACCCAAGTCATAG
- the LOC121383093 gene encoding mitotic checkpoint protein BUB3-like isoform X2 has product MSSSLSETPNELKLKNQPDDGITACKFGPNSSQFLLVSSWDETVRLYDIIADNMRIKYSHGSPVLDCCFYDPVHSFTGGLDKTLKMYDFNATAETVVGKHEAPIRCVEYCSDENVIVTGSWDSTVKLWDPRAPCCSGSFAQPDKVYTLAVCGDRLVVGTAGRRVLVWDLRNMGYVQQKRESSLKYQTRCIRTFPNKQGYVLSSIEGRVAVEYLDPSPEVQKKKYAFKCHRIKENGQELIYPVNAIAFHSKYNTFATGGSDGYVNIWDGFNKKRLCQFHRYPTSISSLAFSHDGMVLAIASSYMYENGEDDDVHENLVFIRNVSDQETKPKS; this is encoded by the exons ATGTCTTCTTCGCTGAGTGAGACCCCGAATGAGCTGAAGCTGAAGAACCAGCCCGATGACGGAATCACGGCCTGCAAGTTTGGTCCCAACTCGAGTCAGTTCCTCCTCGTGTCGTCCTGGGACGAGACCGTGCGACTGTACGACATCATTGCTGATAACATGCGCATCAAGTACAGCCATGGGTCGCCTGTCTTAGACTGTTGTTTCTAT GATCCTGTCCACTCGTTCACCGGTGGCCTTGACAAAACCCTGAAGATGTATGACTTCAATGCAACGGCAG AGACTGTTGTTGGAAAGCACGAGGCCCCGATCCGATGTGTGGAGTACTGCTCTGACGAGAATGTCATTGTCACCGGAAGCTGGGATTCTACTGTCAAGCTGTGGGACCCGCGGGCTCCATGCTGTTCTGGGTCATTCGCTCAGCCAGACAAG GTTTACACACTAGCTGTGTGCGGTGATAGACTGGTGGTGGGCACGGCGGGCCGGCGCGTCCTCGTGTGGGATCTCAGGAACATGGGTTACGTTCAACAGAAGCGAGAATCGAGCCTCAAATATCAGACTCGGTGCATTCGCACTTTTCCCAACAAGCAGGGCTATGTATTAAGCTCCATAGAAG GCAGAGTTGCTGTGGAATACCTGGACCCAAGCCCCGAGGTGCAGAAGAAGAAGTATGCATTCAAGTGTCACCGAATAAAAGAGAACGGCCAGGAGCTGATATATCCTGTGAATGCCATCGCGTTTCACTCAAAGTACAACACATTCGCCACGGGAGGTTCAGACGGCTATGTCAATATCTGGGACGGCTTCAACAAGAAGAGGCTTTGTCAGTTCCACAG GTATCCGACAAGCATTTCCTCATTAGCGTTCAGCCACGACGGGATGGTGTTAGCCATTGCTTCTTCCTACATGTATGAAAACGGCGAGGATGATGATGTCCACGAGAACTTGGTGTTCATCCGCAACGTCAGTGACCAGGAAACGAAACCCAAGTCATAG